The Tautonia plasticadhaerens nucleotide sequence GATCCCCCGAGGCCGGGGCATGCCGCGGTCGACCGCCCCCGACGAGCTCGACCCCCTGCCCGAGGAACTGAAGGAGGGCGCTCGGCTCCCGGGCGACCCGATCAACTGATGAGCACCAACGCCTCCCGACCCCTCGCCGAGACCGTCATCGAGCCGCGTACCGGCTGGCGGCTCGTCGACCTCTCGGAGCTGCGCGACTACGGGGATCTGCTCTGGTTCCTGGTCTACCGGAACCTGAAGGGGCGCTACGTCCAGTCGTCGCTGGGGCTGGGATGGGTGGTGATCCAGCCGGTGGTGACCCTGATGATCTTCACCCTGGTCTTCGGCCGGGTGGTGAAGATCCAGCCGCCGGGCGGGACCCCGTTCTCGGTATTCGTCTTCATCGGGCTGGTGAGCTGGCAGTTCTTCTCCGGGGCGATGACTTCCGCCGGGGCGAGCATCCATGGCGAGTCCTCGGTCGTCTCCAAGGTCTACTTCCCCCGGCTGATCCTGCCGCTGTCGGTGGTCCTCAGCCGGCTCGTCGACCTTATGGTCTCGCTGGTCCTGCTGCTGGTCCTGATGGCCCTCAACGGCCTGGTCCCGCCTCCCAGGGCGCTTCTGATCGTCCCGATGCTGGTCATCCTCGTGACCTGCCTCGCCCTGGGCATGGGGCTCTGGCTCTCCGCCCTGGCGGTGCAGTATCGAGACGTCGCCTACTCGATGGGCTTCATGGCACAGATCTGGATGTACCTCAGCCCGATCTTCTATTCCCCCGAGATGATCCCGGAGCGGTTCCGCCTGATCTTCGGCCTCAACCCCATGGTCGGCATCATCACCGGCCTGAGGTCGGGCCTGGTGGACTATCCGCCCTTCCCCTGGGCACTGGTGGCCCAGTCGGTCGCGATCACTGCGGTCGTTCTGGTCAGCGGGGCGCTCTACTTCCGCCGCTCGGAGCGCCTGTTCGCCGACGTCGTCTGAACGCCGCCGAGGCCTCCCGCGCCGAGCGTCCGGCTCCGATCCGAGCCGAGAGGACCTCTCGGGGGACGTGACGGTCCCGGTCGGCCCCCGTCCCCCCCTTCCCCGGATCCCTCGCCATGTACATCGTCACGGGCGCCGCCGGCTTCATCGGCTCCAACGTCGTCCACGCGTTGAACCTTCGAGGCGTCTCGGACGTGATCGCCGTCGACAACCTCCAGCTCGGCGACAAGTTCCGCAACCTCAAGGATTGCCAGGTCGCCGACTACCTGGACGTCTCCGAGTTCCGGGACCGGATCCGTTCCGGAGACGACTTCGGCGGCGGCGTCCGGGCCGTGCTCCACCAGGGGGCCTGCGCCGACACCACCGAGTCGGACGGCCGCTACATGATGGATAACAATTTCACCTTCTCCAAGGAGCTGCTCCGCTGGTCGACCGGCCAGGGCGCGGCCCTCGTCTACGCCTCCAGCGCCTCGGTCTACGGCGCCGGGGGCGTCTGCCGGGAGGAGGCGGAGTGCGAGGACCCGCTGAACGTCTACGCCTACTCCAAGCTCCTGTTCGACCGCTACGTCCAGCGCGCCCGATCGACCTTGAAGACCACGGTCGTCGGCCTCCGGTACTTCAACGTCTACGGCCCGAGGGAGGGGTTCAAGGGCAGGATGGCTTCGATGGTCCACCAGCTCCACCATCAGGTCGCCCGGGACGGCGTCGCCCGGCTGTTCGAGGGGACCGACGGCTACGGCCCCGGTGAGCAACGCCGGGATTTCGTCTTCGTCGGCGACGTGGCCAGGGTCAACCTCTTCTTCGCCGACGGCCCCCCCCGGGTGGGCGTCTTTAATGTCGGCACCGGGGAGGCCCGGAGCTTCAACGACATCGTCACCGTGCTGATCGAGCACCTCGGCCGGGGCCGGGTGGAGTACATCCCCTTCCCCGACTCCCTGCGCGGCAAGTACCAGTCGTTCACCCAGGCGGACTTGACCCAATTGCGGGAAATCGGGTACGAGGAACCCTTCACCTCGCTCGAGGAGGGGATCCGGCGGCTCATCGACGCCTCCGGGGCCTGATCGGGGCGGGGAATTCGTCGCCGAATGGACTCGCGACGATTCGGAGATCGGAAACCCGGCAGGCCCGGGCCGGTCCCCCGACCACCGGCAGGAGGCGAGCCCGTGTTCACCTGGTCGAACGTCCGGGCCCTGGTCATCGGCGACGTGATGCTGGACCGCTACCTCGAAGGAGAGGTCAACCGCATCTCCCCCGAGGCCCCAGTCCCCGTAGTCCGCCTGGCCCGGGAGTGGTACCGCCCCGGCGGGGCCGGGAACGTCGCCGCCTCGCTCGCGGGCCTGGGATGCCGGACGATGCTGGCCGGAGCCTCCGGGGCCGACCCCGAGTCCGATCGCCTCCGCCAGGCCCTGCTCGACTCCGGTGTGTCGCACTGCGTCCTCGCCGAGCGGCCCGGCAGCCGGACCATCTGCAAGACCCGGGTCGTCTCCCAGGGCCACCACCAGCTCCTCCGGCTCGACCAGGACGGCGCCCGGGACGAATATCGCGCCGCCGGGACCGACCTGAAGGACCGGCTCGCCGCACTTCTGGCCGATCAGGACGTGGTCGTCCTCTCCGACTACGACAAGGGCACCCTGACCCCCTCGCTGGTCCGGGCCGCAATCGACGCCTGCCGGGAGCGGTCGATCCCCTGCGTCGTCGACCCCAAGCAACTGGACTTCCGCGCCTATGCCGGGGCCACCCTGCTGACCCCGAACCTGCTGGAGGCCCGACGCGCCGCCGCCCGCCCCCTGGACGACGACGACGCCGTCGCCGAGGCCGCCGCCGAGCTTCGGGGACGGCTCGACCTGGACCACATGCTCATCACCCGGGGGGCCGACGGCATGACGCTCGCCACGTCGAGCGGCCTGCACCACTTCCCGGCCGAGGTCCGGGAGGTGGCCGACGTGACCGGCGCCGGCGACACGGTGGCCGCCGTGCTCGCCGCCTGCCTGGGGGGCGGGCTCGGGGTCGAGGACGCCTGCCGGGCGGCCAGCGTGGCGGCGGGGATCGCCGTCGGGCACCCGGGCTGCTACGTCGTGCAGGGGGACGAGCTGGACTGGGCCCTCCGGGGGCATTCCCCCAAGGTCCGATCCCCCGAGGCCGCCCGACGCTGGGCACTCGATCAGCGTCGGGCCGGTCGGGCCGTCGTCTTCACCAACGGTTGTTTCGACATCCTCCACGCCGGGCACCTCTCCTGCCTGGAGGCCGCCCGGAAGCTGGGAGACGCCCTGGTCGTCGGCCTGAACTCCGACGCCTCCGTCCGGGGCCTGAAGGGACCGACCCGCCCGGTCGTCGGCCAGGACCACCGCGCCGCCCTGCTCGCCGGCCTCTCCTGCGTCGACGCCGTCGTCCTCTTCGACGGCCCCACCCCCGAGGACCTGATCCGCCAGATCGAGCCCGACGTCCTTGTCAAGGGCGGCGACTACTCGATCGATGGCATCGTCGGAGCCGACCTCGTCCGGGCCCAAGGCGGCCGGGTTGCCACCATCCCCCTCGTCCCCGGCCTGAGCACCACCTCCATCTTCGCCGCCTCCCGGGACGCCGAGTCCCGCCGCCACTCGAACTCCGCGTGACCTGGGCCGCTCCGGGTCCCGACGAGCAGCCGCAATCGTGTCGATTCCCCTACTGACACCACCACGGCGAACTGAACGGTCGGGCGGCGATGTTCGTAGTATGGGCATGAGACCCATCGGGACCGCCGAAGAACTCGAACGCCGTCGTCGCAGGGCCGTGGAGCTGGTCAAGTGGGGGGAGTCGCCCTCCAAGGTCGCCTACTTCTTGGGTTGCGGTCGCTCCTCGGTCTACACCTGGCTCAAAGCCGAGCGGGAGGCCCCCGAGACGCTGGCCGCCAGGCCGCATCCCGGCCCGCCGCCCCGGCTCTCCGACGAGCAGATCGGGGAGTTGGAGGGCCTGCTCCTGAAGGGGTCCAGGGCCCACGGCTGGCCCAACGACCTCTGGAGCGCCCACCGGGTCGCCGAGGTCATCCGCCGCCATTTCGGCGTCAGCTACCACGTCGAGCACGTCCGCAAGCTGATCCGGCGGCGGCCGAGCTGGAGCAGCCAGAGGCCGCAGAAGAAGGCCCGGCAGCGGAACGAGGCGAAGACCACCAACTGAAGGGCCAAGGAGCTGCCACGGATCATCCGGGAGGCCGACGCCCGCAAGGCGCACCTGGTGTTCCTCGACGAGTCGGGCTTCCAGCTCTCGCCGGTGGTGCGCCGCACTTACGCCCCGAGGGGCAAGACGCCGATCGTCGAGGCGTGGCACCGCAAGGGGCTCATCTCGGCCATCAGCGCCGTGACCGTCAGCCCGGTGCAACGTCGGCCCAACCTGTACTTCCGCCTGCTGCCGGACAATGCCAACGCCCATGGCAGGGACACGACGGCCTTCCTGGCCCAGCTGCGGGGCGAGCTTCGAAACCCGATGTCGGTCCTCTGGGACTAGAGCAAGATCCACGAGCGATTGTCGGTGGTGAAGGAGTACCTGACGAGGCACCCGGAGATCCTCACCGAGGACTTCCCCGGCTACGCCCCCGAGGCCAATCCCGACGAGGGGGCCTGGGGCTGGACGAAGTACCACCGGCTGCCGAACTACGCCCCCGAGGACACGGCGGACCTTCGGTCCCACCTGTGGGCGGAGTTGTCGTTGTTGCGGGAGCGGTGTGATCTGCTCGCCTCCTTCATCCGGCACGCCGAGATACCCATCCCGCTCCGATTGTAGGGCCCGTCTCGTTTGCCGTGCTGGTGTTAGTAAAAGCCCTAACAGAGTTAGCCAACGAGGCTCGTGGTATGCGACCGATGCGGGCATCGATCCGTCGTCCGCTCGGAGCCCTCGCCATGGCCAAGCCGCTCTTGCCCGACGCTTCGTGGGACCGCATCCGGCCGCTGCCGCCGCCGCCGGAGCCCAAGCGACCCGACCGACCGGGGCGGAAGCGGCTCCACGACCGCCGCTGCCTCGTCGGCATCTTGCTCGTCCTCAGGACGGGCATCCCCCGGGAGGACCAGCCGATGGAGATGGGCTGCGGCTCGGGCATGGCCTGCTGGCGGCACCTGGGGTACTGGACACGATGCGGCGTCTGGCGCCGGCTGCACGAGCTGCTGCTGGCCGAGCTGGAGTACGCCGGGCAGATCGACTGGGAGCGCGCCGCCGTCGACAGCGCCTCGCTGCGTGCCCGCGGCGGGGGCGAGGCGACCGGCCCGAGCCCGGTGGGCCGCCGCAAGAAGGGGAGCAAGCACTTCGCCGTCGTCGACGGGGGCGGCAAGCCGCTGGCGACGCGGACCACCGCGGCGAACCGGCCGGACGTCTCGGAGTTGAAGGGGTCGGTGGACGCGGTACCGCCGGTGCGCGGCAAGCGGGGCCGGCCGCGGCGGCGGCCCGACGCGATGGACGCCGATCGCGGCTCCGACTCGAAGGCCCACCGACGGGGCCTGCCTCGGCGCGGGCTCACGCCGCGGTTCGCCCGGCGCGGCACGCCGCACGGCAGCGGTCTGGGCGAGGTCCGCTGGGTGGTGGAGCGGACGTTGTCCTGGTTGTTCACTTCGGCCGCCTTAGCGTGAGGAGAGACCGCTCGGCGGGGGTCCACCAGGGGTTCGTCGACCTGGCGGCCTCGATCATCTGCTTCAGGCAGCTACCCGAAGGTCAACTCTGTTAGTACTACTCCGTTAGTATCTGGGGTGGCGAATCGGTGAGCCCCCGACAGTAGGGGCAATCATGCCGGCAGATCGGGGCCAGCAGCCGCTGCAACGCCCGCCGGATCGACGGCAGCGTGATCACCGGACCTCGGCGCCCCCCTCTTTGCCCGGCCGGGATCGCTCCCGACGGGCTCGTCGCTGTTCCGATGCCAGGAAGCCGTAGGCCAGCATCACCAGGCAGGCGTGGTGGTGGAAGCCCCGCCAGGAGCGGCCCTCGAAGTGATCCAGGCCCAACTCCTCCTTCATCTGCTGGTAGCCCTGCTCGATGTTCCAGCCATAATGCCCTCCAAGAGCGCGATGGGGCGGCCCGGCTCGCCCTGAGCCGGGCCGCCCTCACTCTACCGTCCCGGGCGCGGCCTCGGTCTGGTCAGTTCGGCAAGCCGCCCCTTGTTCGCCCACGTCCGCGGCAGCCGGCGGAGCTCGCGCAGCCGCCGCAGCTCGGACCCGTCGGCCCAGATCACGTGGTGGCCCTGGGCGTCGCGATGCGCCGTCAACCACCCGACCCGCACCCATCGCCGCACCGTGTCTCGCGACACCCCCAGCCGACGCGCCAGCGACGACGGCCGGTATTCGTCGCGGCCGAGGCCGGCCGGGCTGCCGAAGGGCGTGCGGGCCAGCCCCAGGTGCCAGAGCAGCCGTTGCACCATCCCCCGCGTGAACCGCTCGGCCCGCTTCGGGGGACGGAACCCCTCGACGTTGAGCCGCTCGGCCATCGCCGCCGGGCTGAGCCGCTCGGCGCGCCATCCCCGCAGTCGCTCGACCAGTCGGGGGTAGTCGGCCAGGAGGTCGTACCGCTTCACCGGCCGGGACATGGCGTGCGACTCGGTCATGCCGCCGGACCAGTGGAGCGTCACATCGACCCGCTCGCTCGCCTTGTCCACGGTGACGGACACGTGGTCAATCAGGAGTCGGGCGATCCGCTGCCGCTCGGCGGGCGTCGTCGTCGTCGCCTGCCACACCGCCGGCAAGTCGCCGGCCAGCGACCGGATCGTCCGCTCGTCGTCCGGTGAGAGCCGACCGGGGGCCGACCCCCGCCACCGCTCGTGCTCGTCCTCGAGGCGCCGCTGCGCCCTCAACGCCTCCTCCCAGCGCCGCTCCAACTCGCGGCCGACCAGGCGATTCTCCGGCTCGCAGGCCTGGTACTGCCGGGCCGCGCGGTCGGCCTCGCAGCCGGCGCGTTCGAGGCGGAGCCGCCAGTGCCGGGCCAGCTCGGACCGCTCGCGCTCGACCTCGGCCACCGCCGCCAAGCTCGCCTCCAGCGCCGCCGGCTCCACCGCCGCCAGGACCCGGCCGGCGACCAGCCCGTCGAGCGCCGGCCCGGAGAGGCTCTGGCAGATCGGCTCGGCGTGGTCGGCCGCCCCGCGGGCACAGGTGTAGCTGTACCGGCCCGTCGCCCCCGAGTACCGCACGAGCATCCGCCGGCCGCACCGCCCGCACCGCAGGAGTCCGGCCAGCAGCGAGGCCCCCTGCCGCGGCGCGCCGGGGCGGTCCCGGCGGGCCCGGTTGGCCTCCAGCCGCTCCTGGTTGTCACAGAACCGCTCCCAGGTGATGTAGGCCGGCAGCCGGTCGCGGATCAGCACCAGGCACTCCTCCGGGCGGCGGACCAGCTTGCCGGTGTCGGGCCGCCCGGGCCGCTTGCGCCGCGGGTCGACCTCCCGGTGGCCGAACCGGTAGGCACCGGCGTAGGCCGGGTGGTGCAGGACGTTCGACAGCGTCGGGCGGTTCGGCCGCCGCCACTCCAACCCGCCGCGGTTGGGGCCGTGGCGGGGTCGGATCGGGATGCGGACCCCGTGGTGGACCAGGTAGCGGAGCAGGCCGTGCAGGGTACCCTCGCGGTCGAACCGGTCGAAGATCAGCCGCACGGTCGCCTGGACCTGCTCGTCGGGGTCGATCGCCCACTCGCCCGAGGCGAGGCGTACGTAGCCCAGCGGCGGGGAGCCCATCGGCTCGCCCCGGCGGGCCTTGTTGAGCCGGCCCTGGCACATCCGCTCCTTGATGACATGAAGTTCTGCCTCGTTCAACATGCCGTGCAGGCCCAGCAGGAGCCTGTCGTTGTGGTCGGCCGGGTCGTAGACGGCGTCGGCGTCGGCCAGGAGCACGCGGAAGCGGGCGCAGAGCTCGAGCAGCTGGTGCCAGTCGCGGTTGGACCGGGCCAGCCGGCTCATCTCCAGGCCGAGGATCAGCCCGACGTTGTCGAGCGCCACCTCGGCCAGCAGCCGCTGGAACCCGGGCCGGCCCTCGATCGACTGGCCGCTCTTGCCCAGGTCGTCGTCGATCGTGGTGACGCGGTCCCGTGGCCACCCGAGGGCGACGGCGCGGTCGGCCAGGGCGTACTGCCGGTCGGTGGACTCGCGGTGGTCGAGCACCTGCTGGGGTGTGGATTGGCGGACGTAGACGAAGGCCGCCCGGTCGAGATGCCAGGGCCGGAGCTTGGGCGAGCGGGTTGCGTCACTCATGGCCGGCCTCCTCGCTTCGGGTGGCCGCCAGGAGCCTGGCGAGGAGTTGGCCGAGCAGGTCGCGGAGCTGTCGCTGCCGGTCGGCCGGCAGGCGGGCCCAGATCGTCGGTGCGACCGTCGGCGGTGGGCAGGGCGCCGTCGTCAGGCGCGGGGGGGAGCGTTGTGACGGGGGGCGACGGACATGCGATGTCTCCCGATGCCGAGGTCAGGTGATGTCGGCACCACGCCGCCAGCTCAAGCAGCGCGGCGGCGCTGATCGTAACCGCCGCCGGGGGTGCTGCACCACCGGTCGCTTGAGGTGCAGTCTGCTTGGCACGTCTCCACCGGCCAGCGGCTCTTCCAGAGCCGCACCGCCTTGATCCGGCTAGTCCGTGGCGGCAAGTTGCTGACGGCATACTTGATCTTCCCGTCGGCCTGCTCCTCGATCAACAACCGCACCGGCTCTGCCCCGACGCACTCGCCGGTGGCCCAGCCGGACGCCGGCCAGACCCGAAGCCAGGCGAAGCGACCCGACAGCTTGCCCTTGGTCCCCTCACGCCACGTCCCCTTGTGCCGCGGCGTCCTCGCGGCCAATTCCTTCAAGTTCATCGGCCGCGGCGCGCCCTCGGCCAGGCGATGCCGCTTGCGCGGTCGGCCGCCCGTGCCGGCCTTCGGCTCCTCCCAACTCGGCGGCGCGGTGAAGCCGACCAGCTCGTCGGTGACCCCGACGATGTACCGCAGCCGCCGCTGCTCCAGGCCGTCGCGGAAGTCGCCCGAGACGCCGTAGCCGGCGTCGGCCACGACGAAGCGGCCCGGCAGGCCCTCGGCACGCACCCGGTCGAGCAACTCCAGGGCGATCTGCCCCTTGCTCAGCGGGCGGCGTTCGGGCTCGGGTACGCCGGCCTCGTCGAGCCGCTCCTCGTCGCCCAGCCAGCGTCCCGGCAGGTAGAGCCGCATCGCCAGCGGGCAGTGGCCCTCGGGGCTGACGTAGCGGACCGAGGGGGCCACCTGGCAGTTGGCCCGCTTGCCCAACGCGCCGCAATACTGCCGCTGGACCCCGACGGAGTGCTTGCCCTGCTCGGGGAAGCTGGTGTCGTCGAAGACGAAGATGCCCCTCGGCGAGGCGAAGGCCTCGGCCATGACGGCGCGATGGCGCCTCCAGACATCCCGCTCGTCCCAGGCGGCCTGGTTGACGAACTGCTGCAGGGCCTGCTCGGGGTCGGCGACGTCCAGGCCGGCGGGCAGGGCGACGCGTCGGGAGAGGGGCTCGATGCTCTTGCGTTCGCCGTCGATGAGCAGGCCGTGGAGATAGACGTGGGCCCAGGCGGCCTGCCGGGCGCGGGCGAAGTCGGGCCGGAACCGGGCGGCGTAGGCGTCGAGGCGTTGCAGGACGTCGGGGGGAAGTTCGGGGGTGTAGGTCTTGCTCATACCTCACGGTACGAACAAACCGCCTCGATCGTTCCGTAGAACCCAACGGAGTAGTATTAGTAACTATATTAATAGCGTCATGCGGCCCTGATCCGGTGGAGCCTCCGGTACCAGAGCAAGCCGCAGGCCGGTTGGATCAGGCCGAGGGAGTTCTCCTCATGCTCGTCGTAGCGGACCAGCAGCCCCCGACACTTCGACAGCCAGGCCAGCGCCCGCTCCACCACCCAGCGGCGGGCCTTCCGCCGGCCCGGCCGCCGCTCCGGGCGGGGTCCGCCACGGGCCGGACGGATGTGGGGGACATACCCATGCCCCTCGGCCACCCCACGAGCCGGTCCGTTGTCATACCCGGCGTCCAGGCACAGGTGCTGCTCGACCTGCTCGGGGTCGGGCCGCTCGGTCACCACCGCACGGATCGTCGCCTCCAGCAGCGTGAAGTCCGGGGCGTTGGCCCCGGCGATGACCACGCCCAGCGGCCCGCCGTCGCCCTCGACCAGCAGGCCCTGCTTGGTCCCCGGCTTGGCCCGGTCGGTCGGGTCGGGGCCCGTCTGTT carries:
- a CDS encoding winged helix-turn-helix domain-containing protein, which translates into the protein MRPIGTAEELERRRRRAVELVKWGESPSKVAYFLGCGRSSVYTWLKAEREAPETLAARPHPGPPPRLSDEQIGELEGLLLKGSRAHGWPNDLWSAHRVAEVIRRHFGVSYHVEHVRKLIRRRPSWSSQRPQKKARQRNEAKTTN
- a CDS encoding ABC transporter permease, yielding MSTNASRPLAETVIEPRTGWRLVDLSELRDYGDLLWFLVYRNLKGRYVQSSLGLGWVVIQPVVTLMIFTLVFGRVVKIQPPGGTPFSVFVFIGLVSWQFFSGAMTSAGASIHGESSVVSKVYFPRLILPLSVVLSRLVDLMVSLVLLLVLMALNGLVPPPRALLIVPMLVILVTCLALGMGLWLSALAVQYRDVAYSMGFMAQIWMYLSPIFYSPEMIPERFRLIFGLNPMVGIITGLRSGLVDYPPFPWALVAQSVAITAVVLVSGALYFRRSERLFADVV
- a CDS encoding transposase, coding for MFLDESGFQLSPVVRRTYAPRGKTPIVEAWHRKGLISAISAVTVSPVQRRPNLYFRLLPDNANAHGRDTTAFLAQLRGELRNPMSVLWD
- the rfaD gene encoding ADP-glyceromanno-heptose 6-epimerase; the protein is MYIVTGAAGFIGSNVVHALNLRGVSDVIAVDNLQLGDKFRNLKDCQVADYLDVSEFRDRIRSGDDFGGGVRAVLHQGACADTTESDGRYMMDNNFTFSKELLRWSTGQGAALVYASSASVYGAGGVCREEAECEDPLNVYAYSKLLFDRYVQRARSTLKTTVVGLRYFNVYGPREGFKGRMASMVHQLHHQVARDGVARLFEGTDGYGPGEQRRDFVFVGDVARVNLFFADGPPRVGVFNVGTGEARSFNDIVTVLIEHLGRGRVEYIPFPDSLRGKYQSFTQADLTQLREIGYEEPFTSLEEGIRRLIDASGA
- a CDS encoding IS5 family transposase (programmed frameshift); translated protein: MPDALWERIEPILLEDAPPPPEEHGGRGRIDWRAAFDGIISRPRSGCQWHTLPREYGDDSPVHRWSQRRCRHGVFERIRALLVEECDELGEVQWRWQAADGRPGKAPGSGGKQTGPDPTDRAKPGTKQGLLVEGDGGPLGVVIAGANAPDFTLLEATIRAVVTERPDPEQVEQHLCLDAGYDNGPARGVAEGHGYVPHIRPARGGPRPERRPGRRKARRWVVERALAWLSKCRGLLVRYDEHEENSLGLIQPACGLLWYRRLHRIRAA
- a CDS encoding recombinase family protein, with amino-acid sequence MSDATRSPKLRPWHLDRAAFVYVRQSTPQQVLDHRESTDRQYALADRAVALGWPRDRVTTIDDDLGKSGQSIEGRPGFQRLLAEVALDNVGLILGLEMSRLARSNRDWHQLLELCARFRVLLADADAVYDPADHNDRLLLGLHGMLNEAELHVIKERMCQGRLNKARRGEPMGSPPLGYVRLASGEWAIDPDEQVQATVRLIFDRFDREGTLHGLLRYLVHHGVRIPIRPRHGPNRGGLEWRRPNRPTLSNVLHHPAYAGAYRFGHREVDPRRKRPGRPDTGKLVRRPEECLVLIRDRLPAYITWERFCDNQERLEANRARRDRPGAPRQGASLLAGLLRCGRCGRRMLVRYSGATGRYSYTCARGAADHAEPICQSLSGPALDGLVAGRVLAAVEPAALEASLAAVAEVERERSELARHWRLRLERAGCEADRAARQYQACEPENRLVGRELERRWEEALRAQRRLEDEHERWRGSAPGRLSPDDERTIRSLAGDLPAVWQATTTTPAERQRIARLLIDHVSVTVDKASERVDVTLHWSGGMTESHAMSRPVKRYDLLADYPRLVERLRGWRAERLSPAAMAERLNVEGFRPPKRAERFTRGMVQRLLWHLGLARTPFGSPAGLGRDEYRPSSLARRLGVSRDTVRRWVRVGWLTAHRDAQGHHVIWADGSELRRLRELRRLPRTWANKGRLAELTRPRPRPGR
- the rfaE2 gene encoding D-glycero-beta-D-manno-heptose 1-phosphate adenylyltransferase → MFTWSNVRALVIGDVMLDRYLEGEVNRISPEAPVPVVRLAREWYRPGGAGNVAASLAGLGCRTMLAGASGADPESDRLRQALLDSGVSHCVLAERPGSRTICKTRVVSQGHHQLLRLDQDGARDEYRAAGTDLKDRLAALLADQDVVVLSDYDKGTLTPSLVRAAIDACRERSIPCVVDPKQLDFRAYAGATLLTPNLLEARRAAARPLDDDDAVAEAAAELRGRLDLDHMLITRGADGMTLATSSGLHHFPAEVREVADVTGAGDTVAAVLAACLGGGLGVEDACRAASVAAGIAVGHPGCYVVQGDELDWALRGHSPKVRSPEAARRWALDQRRAGRAVVFTNGCFDILHAGHLSCLEAARKLGDALVVGLNSDASVRGLKGPTRPVVGQDHRAALLAGLSCVDAVVLFDGPTPEDLIRQIEPDVLVKGGDYSIDGIVGADLVRAQGGRVATIPLVPGLSTTSIFAASRDAESRRHSNSA
- a CDS encoding IS5 family transposase (programmed frameshift); amino-acid sequence: MAKPLLPDASWDRIRPLPPPPEPKRPDRPGRKRLHDRRCLVGILLVLRTGIPREDQPMEMGCGSGMACWRHLGYWTRCGVWRRLHELLLAELEYAGQIDWERAAVDSASLRARGGGEATGPSPVGRRKKGSKHFAVVDGGGKPLATRTTAANRPDVSELKGSVDAVPPVRGKRGRPRRRPDAMDADRGSDSKAHRRGLPRRGLTPRFARRGTPHGSGLGEVRWVVERTLSWLFHFGRLSVRRDRSAGVHQGFVDLAASIICFRQLPEGQLC